The Stratiformator vulcanicus genome has a segment encoding these proteins:
- a CDS encoding DUF805 domain-containing protein, translating into MDAFARPHAMLQTVKRRLQLLGPLSQTDYFLTAVLLAIFKTFTEALGFVIFTDRFPPVWQLWLPKYSTFETLFSGAPDWFPPAYFVWSIPFAFLALSLSVRRAIDAGLSPWWGLWAIVPYANVLMFAALAFWPREVSSIEGSSLNDENNPEQRLNAETERWEKAHGSTAGTDIIALLMGPAMALFSMAFYVYGLGEYGIALFFLAPIHAAAWTAFLVNCRVYRGFLPSLGWAMLSAALGAFCLLAFALEGAICIAMAAPIVAILTLLGALLGWTISLAERQAFRNDRFYSLAPIALVLPVGGMIDACMFSPPLRAVRTVTIVDAPPEIVWQNVVSFPDLPAEREWFFDLGISCPVGATIEGQGVGAVRHCRFTTGTFVEPITAWNAPHRLAFDVREQPDPMRELTPWGHVHTPHMTQGLVCERGEFRLEPLPDGRTQLSGTTWYRLGLAPHGYWTMWSDVIIHRIHHRVLNHVRTLSESSENKPRTK; encoded by the coding sequence ATGGATGCTTTCGCAAGGCCGCACGCGATGCTTCAAACTGTCAAACGTCGTTTGCAACTTCTCGGACCGCTCTCCCAGACCGATTACTTTTTGACAGCGGTCCTGCTTGCGATCTTCAAGACGTTCACCGAAGCGCTCGGCTTCGTGATTTTCACCGATCGCTTTCCGCCGGTCTGGCAACTCTGGCTTCCCAAATACTCAACATTTGAAACGCTCTTCAGCGGTGCCCCCGACTGGTTTCCTCCGGCCTATTTCGTGTGGAGCATCCCCTTCGCGTTTTTGGCCCTGTCACTGAGCGTCCGCCGGGCGATCGATGCCGGTCTCTCGCCGTGGTGGGGTCTCTGGGCCATCGTGCCCTATGCCAATGTTTTGATGTTTGCGGCCCTCGCCTTCTGGCCGCGAGAGGTGTCATCGATCGAAGGGTCATCGCTCAATGATGAAAACAATCCTGAACAACGGTTGAACGCGGAGACCGAGCGCTGGGAGAAAGCTCACGGCTCGACCGCCGGCACTGACATCATTGCGCTTCTGATGGGCCCGGCGATGGCGCTATTTTCCATGGCCTTCTACGTCTACGGACTGGGCGAGTATGGCATCGCCCTGTTCTTCCTCGCTCCGATTCACGCGGCGGCGTGGACGGCGTTTCTCGTCAACTGCCGCGTCTATCGTGGGTTTTTGCCAAGTCTCGGCTGGGCGATGCTATCAGCCGCGCTCGGCGCCTTCTGCCTGTTGGCGTTCGCTTTGGAGGGAGCGATCTGTATTGCGATGGCCGCTCCAATTGTCGCCATCTTGACGCTGCTCGGGGCGTTACTCGGGTGGACGATCTCGCTGGCCGAGCGACAGGCGTTTCGCAACGACCGATTCTATTCTCTCGCCCCGATCGCACTCGTGCTTCCGGTCGGCGGGATGATCGATGCCTGCATGTTCTCGCCGCCTCTCCGCGCCGTGCGAACGGTGACTATCGTCGATGCCCCGCCTGAAATCGTTTGGCAGAACGTCGTCTCCTTTCCCGATTTGCCCGCCGAGCGCGAGTGGTTTTTCGACCTGGGTATTTCTTGTCCCGTCGGTGCGACGATCGAAGGTCAAGGCGTCGGCGCGGTTCGTCATTGCCGCTTCACTACCGGCACCTTCGTCGAACCAATCACCGCTTGGAACGCCCCGCACCGCCTCGCCTTTGACGTCCGCGAACAGCCCGATCCGATGCGGGAACTCACGCCTTGGGGGCACGTCCACACGCCGCACATGACGCAGGGTCTCGTCTGCGAGCGCGGCGAGTTCCGCCTCGAACCACTCCCCGATGGCCGCACGCAGCTCAGCGGCACCACGTGGTACCGCCTCGGCCTAGCCCCGCACGGCTACTGGACGATGTGGTCCGACGTGATCATCCACCGCATCCATCATCGCGTGCTTAACCACGTCCGAACACTCAGCGAGAGCTCTGAAAACAAGCCGCGCACGAAGTAA
- a CDS encoding FHA domain-containing protein, giving the protein MKHYLIPQPNGKPILLNRAVILIGRHPDCDISVGESERVSRRHCCVVQVNETFLIRDLGSTNGVRVNGRHVDREETLEQGDEITVGDSRFVFAGGQPNADGKGMKQFKQTLATSDDAGDVEDFSGEVEVLED; this is encoded by the coding sequence ATGAAGCATTACCTCATCCCGCAGCCCAACGGGAAACCGATCCTGCTCAATCGAGCCGTGATCCTGATCGGTCGACACCCCGATTGCGACATCTCTGTCGGAGAGAGCGAACGAGTTTCGCGGCGGCACTGCTGCGTCGTGCAGGTCAACGAAACCTTCCTCATCCGTGATCTCGGCAGCACCAACGGCGTTCGCGTCAACGGTCGACATGTCGATCGCGAAGAAACACTGGAGCAAGGCGACGAGATAACGGTCGGCGACTCTCGCTTCGTCTTCGCCGGCGGGCAGCCGAATGCTGATGGGAAGGGCATGAAGCAATTTAAGCAGACACTTGCAACCAGCGACGACGCGGGTGACGTGGAAGACTTTAGCGGAGAGGTCGAGGTTCTGGAGGACTGA
- the thrS gene encoding threonine--tRNA ligase, protein MIQIQLPDGNLQEHPDDVTAVKIAEGISERLAQQVVAAELNGEIKDATRPIAELTSADEPVKFKLLTDRDPEALGVLRHSAAHVMARAVMQLYEGVGLAFGPTTSTGFYYDFDLDRPISEEDFAAIEAEMKKIVKEAEPFEQFSLPRGEAVEFCEGMNQELKVEHINTGLAAHEQLGFYRQGEFVDLCRGPHIPHAGKIKAFKLLSVAGAHWKGDSSGKPLQRLYGTAFFDKKAMKAYLEQVEEAKKRDHRNLGKKLNLFHIDPKVGSGMALWLPKGATIRAALEDFLRGELIQRGYTPVYSPHLGRVELYETSGHFPYYRDSQFPPLFSHQAGQVVDEILTRLREARSNQAGGMPPGLDENAIDKLAIAAEVLNVDLKDFRAAKSIDDQIAALDEWNAHHERFLVKPMNCPHHCMMYKSRPHSYRELPIKLAEFGTVYRFEQSGELNGLLRVRGFTQDDAHIFCTPEQVEGEFRETLELVQVALKSVGLDDYRVQLSLRDPKSDKYVGSEENWSNAEAALRRVLENSGLNFTAEEGEAAFYGPKADFMVRDALGREWQLGTVQLDYNLPERFELEYIGSDNRPHRPVMIHRAPFGSLERFVGMLIEHFAGAFPLWLAPVQVRVLPLSEKSFDYAQEVAAQLQTAGFRTETDLHDAKLQAKIREAQLELIPYMFVVGPKEAEQGTVAVRDRIDGDLGAMALEEAIAKLQGEVEEKRIRQVVKSEFSGFGDDGDEVNEY, encoded by the coding sequence ATGATTCAAATTCAACTTCCCGACGGCAACCTTCAAGAGCATCCCGACGACGTCACCGCCGTCAAAATCGCCGAGGGCATCAGCGAACGCCTCGCCCAGCAAGTCGTCGCCGCCGAACTCAACGGCGAGATCAAAGACGCCACCCGCCCCATCGCCGAGCTGACCTCGGCCGACGAGCCGGTGAAGTTCAAGCTGCTCACCGATCGTGACCCCGAGGCCCTTGGCGTTCTAAGGCACTCCGCCGCGCACGTCATGGCCCGCGCCGTCATGCAGCTCTATGAGGGGGTCGGCCTCGCTTTCGGTCCAACCACCTCCACCGGTTTCTACTACGACTTCGACCTCGACCGGCCGATCTCCGAGGAAGACTTTGCGGCGATCGAAGCCGAGATGAAGAAAATCGTTAAAGAGGCCGAGCCGTTCGAGCAGTTCAGCCTGCCGCGCGGCGAAGCCGTCGAGTTCTGCGAGGGCATGAATCAGGAATTGAAGGTCGAGCACATCAACACCGGCCTCGCCGCGCACGAGCAGCTCGGCTTTTACCGCCAGGGCGAATTTGTCGACCTCTGCCGCGGCCCCCACATCCCCCACGCCGGCAAGATTAAGGCCTTTAAACTTCTCTCCGTCGCCGGTGCGCACTGGAAGGGCGACTCATCCGGCAAACCGCTCCAACGCCTCTACGGCACCGCCTTCTTCGACAAGAAGGCGATGAAGGCATATCTGGAACAGGTGGAAGAGGCGAAGAAGCGCGATCACCGAAATCTCGGAAAGAAATTAAATCTCTTCCACATCGACCCCAAGGTCGGCTCCGGCATGGCCCTGTGGCTGCCCAAAGGGGCGACGATCCGCGCGGCCTTGGAAGACTTTTTAAGAGGAGAATTAATTCAGCGGGGTTACACCCCCGTCTACAGCCCGCACCTCGGCCGCGTCGAACTCTACGAAACCAGCGGGCACTTCCCTTACTACCGCGACTCCCAATTCCCCCCGCTCTTCTCGCATCAGGCGGGGCAGGTCGTCGATGAGATCCTGACTCGATTAAGAGAGGCGAGATCGAACCAAGCCGGAGGCATGCCTCCGGGCTTAGATGAGAACGCGATTGACAAACTCGCGATTGCCGCCGAAGTCTTAAACGTCGATCTGAAAGATTTTCGCGCCGCGAAATCGATCGATGACCAAATCGCCGCCCTCGACGAGTGGAACGCCCATCACGAGCGGTTCCTCGTCAAGCCGATGAACTGCCCGCATCATTGCATGATGTATAAGTCGCGGCCCCACTCTTACCGCGAACTGCCGATTAAGCTCGCCGAATTCGGAACCGTCTATCGCTTCGAGCAATCGGGCGAACTCAACGGCCTGTTAAGAGTCCGAGGCTTCACTCAGGACGATGCCCACATTTTCTGCACCCCGGAGCAGGTCGAGGGCGAGTTCCGCGAGACTTTGGAATTGGTACAGGTCGCGCTGAAAAGCGTCGGACTCGACGACTACCGTGTGCAGCTTTCGTTAAGAGATCCCAAGTCCGATAAATACGTCGGCTCGGAAGAGAACTGGTCCAACGCTGAGGCGGCTTTAAGGCGGGTGCTGGAGAACTCCGGTTTGAATTTCACCGCAGAGGAAGGCGAAGCCGCGTTTTACGGACCCAAGGCCGACTTTATGGTGCGCGATGCCCTCGGCCGCGAGTGGCAGCTCGGCACCGTACAGCTCGATTACAACCTGCCCGAGCGGTTTGAGCTGGAATACATCGGCTCCGACAACCGCCCGCACCGCCCGGTGATGATCCACCGCGCCCCGTTCGGCTCACTCGAACGCTTCGTCGGCATGCTCATCGAACACTTCGCCGGGGCCTTCCCCCTCTGGCTCGCCCCGGTCCAGGTCCGCGTCCTGCCGCTGAGCGAAAAGAGTTTCGACTACGCGCAGGAAGTCGCCGCCCAACTCCAAACCGCGGGCTTCCGCACCGAAACCGATCTCCACGACGCCAAACTCCAAGCCAAAATCCGCGAGGCCCAACTGGAGTTGATCCCCTACATGTTCGTCGTCGGCCCCAAAGAAGCCGAACAAGGCACCGTCGCCGTCCGAGACCGCATCGACGGCGACCTCGGCGCGATGGCGTTGGAGGAAGCGATCGCCAAACTCCAAGGCGAAGTCGAGGAGAAGCGCATCCGGCAGGTGGTGAAGAGTGAGTTCAGCGGCTTTGGTGATGATGGGGATGAGGTGAATGAGTATTGA
- a CDS encoding sulfatase family protein translates to MRKLIVVALACLVTGSAVFAAEDRPNFLIIFIDDMGYGDPGCYGGTAAPTPHIDALAAEGTRFTSFYAQTVCGPSRGALMTGRYPVRVGGGWTTNAEEVTVAEILQQAGYTTGCVGKWDMSARRYQEKLVPNSQGFDYYFGPLGANDQNRVTLYRNREELETSNDMAALTRLYTDESIEFLKRHKDEPFFLYLAHTMMHVVIDASPEYRNRTGNGLYADTLLELDTEIGRLLKTLEELDLDENTLVLFTSDNGPWSNDHKRQRAKNAKYIEWTDGPEIPWGSSGPLRGAKGSTWEGGLRVPAIVRWPGHVPAGRTSDAMISTLDVLPTFASLAGAADHVPTDRVIDGVDQRDLLVGGSEKGARDEFHYYASGELQAIRKGDWKLRLPGIKKIRKWSELDRGTQEAELYQLADDPGEADNLAAENPELVRRLTELADAAKSN, encoded by the coding sequence ATGCGAAAATTGATTGTCGTTGCTCTCGCGTGCCTCGTCACTGGCTCGGCGGTTTTCGCCGCCGAGGACCGGCCCAACTTCTTGATCATCTTTATCGACGACATGGGCTATGGCGATCCCGGTTGCTACGGCGGCACCGCGGCACCGACGCCGCATATCGACGCACTGGCAGCGGAAGGGACGCGGTTTACGTCCTTCTATGCTCAAACCGTCTGCGGGCCTTCGCGTGGGGCGTTGATGACCGGCCGGTACCCCGTACGCGTTGGCGGAGGATGGACCACGAACGCCGAAGAGGTCACCGTCGCCGAGATCTTACAGCAAGCCGGTTACACCACCGGATGCGTCGGCAAATGGGACATGTCGGCCCGCAGGTACCAAGAAAAACTGGTGCCTAATTCGCAGGGATTCGACTACTACTTCGGACCGCTCGGGGCCAATGACCAGAATCGAGTAACGCTCTACCGCAATCGGGAAGAACTCGAAACGTCGAATGACATGGCCGCCCTGACGCGACTTTATACGGATGAGAGCATCGAATTTTTAAAGCGTCATAAGGACGAGCCATTCTTTCTCTATCTCGCACACACGATGATGCACGTCGTAATCGACGCGTCTCCTGAATATCGCAACCGCACCGGCAACGGGCTTTACGCCGACACTCTATTAGAACTCGATACGGAAATCGGACGCCTGCTCAAGACTCTTGAGGAACTGGACCTTGATGAAAACACCCTGGTGCTGTTTACCTCAGACAACGGCCCTTGGTCGAACGATCACAAACGCCAGCGGGCTAAAAACGCAAAGTACATTGAATGGACCGATGGACCTGAGATTCCGTGGGGAAGTTCAGGGCCTCTGCGCGGTGCGAAGGGTTCGACATGGGAGGGTGGCCTACGCGTGCCCGCAATCGTCCGCTGGCCCGGCCATGTTCCTGCCGGACGCACCAGCGATGCCATGATCTCGACGCTCGACGTGCTACCCACGTTTGCTTCGTTGGCGGGGGCGGCCGACCATGTTCCGACTGACCGCGTGATCGACGGCGTCGATCAACGAGACCTCCTCGTAGGCGGTAGCGAAAAGGGTGCAAGAGACGAGTTTCACTATTACGCTAGCGGCGAACTGCAAGCCATCCGCAAGGGTGATTGGAAGCTGCGGCTTCCCGGGATTAAGAAAATTCGCAAATGGTCAGAGTTAGATCGCGGAACGCAGGAGGCGGAACTATATCAGTTGGCTGACGATCCGGGCGAAGCTGACAATCTCGCGGCTGAGAACCCGGAACTTGTCAGAAGGCTGACAGAACTCGCCGATGCCGCGAAGAGCAATTAA
- a CDS encoding DUF1549 and DUF1553 domain-containing protein, producing the protein MQTRFGILQTAVVLSVAAIGICHASFGFAQSESASVSESPISESLTDAEVIAEINRLIEQSWTDNEVEPSAMADDFEWARRAYLDTVGHIPPGDEIEQFVASEGRAKRAQLIEKLLDDPAYVRFWTTNWTNLAIGLGNPDGVSRLGMRRFFREVFGKNRPWDEAVYELISGSGHYELNGEVNFLLAQDIREDEGVRATANATRLFLGIQVQCTQCHNHPFNDWKQDQFWQFNSFFRQTRSEEFERYDETSGQMVTDYVELKDATDDPRAAGPVFFEKRSGLMQVAFPTYFGVEVDPSEGTNRRSELARLMISEQADPLVAKAFVNRTWGHFFGYGFTRPVDDMGPHNPPSHPVLLDYLTEQFVEADYDVKRLIRWITNSRAYHLTSQFNENNTYDNPAAGETPLFSHMYVKRMGAEQLYDSLIIATEAHKSGRTSWDAAEQQRQRWLQQFVVAFGNDEGTEATTFDGTIPQALMLMNGELIREAVSAEPGSFLHTVMTDSKNHPEAIGRIYLASLGRPASGSERNTAMKLIRGSETPLAGYQDLFWALLNSNEFIFIR; encoded by the coding sequence ATGCAAACTCGATTTGGAATTCTTCAAACCGCTGTTGTCCTCAGCGTGGCGGCGATCGGCATTTGCCACGCATCGTTCGGATTCGCCCAAAGCGAATCTGCATCGGTCAGCGAGTCACCGATTAGCGAGTCGTTGACCGATGCAGAAGTGATTGCGGAGATCAATCGTCTGATCGAGCAATCGTGGACCGACAACGAAGTCGAGCCCAGCGCGATGGCGGACGATTTTGAATGGGCCCGCCGGGCTTATCTGGATACGGTCGGTCACATTCCGCCGGGGGACGAGATTGAGCAATTCGTGGCCTCCGAAGGCCGCGCCAAGCGGGCTCAGCTCATCGAAAAGCTACTCGACGATCCGGCGTATGTGCGATTTTGGACGACAAACTGGACGAATCTCGCGATCGGTCTGGGCAACCCCGATGGCGTGAGCCGGTTAGGCATGCGGCGATTCTTCCGCGAAGTATTCGGCAAGAATCGTCCGTGGGATGAAGCGGTCTACGAATTGATTTCGGGCTCGGGTCACTACGAACTCAACGGCGAAGTCAACTTTCTATTGGCGCAGGACATTCGGGAAGATGAAGGGGTGCGGGCCACCGCGAACGCCACGCGGTTGTTCCTCGGGATCCAAGTGCAATGTACGCAGTGCCACAACCATCCGTTCAACGATTGGAAGCAGGATCAGTTCTGGCAGTTCAATAGTTTCTTCCGGCAGACACGTTCGGAGGAATTCGAGCGGTACGACGAAACGTCGGGCCAAATGGTCACAGACTACGTCGAGTTGAAAGACGCGACGGACGACCCGCGGGCGGCCGGTCCTGTGTTCTTCGAAAAACGCAGCGGGCTGATGCAAGTCGCCTTTCCGACCTACTTCGGCGTGGAAGTCGATCCGTCCGAGGGGACGAATCGACGGTCCGAGTTGGCACGCCTGATGATCTCCGAGCAGGCCGATCCGCTGGTCGCGAAGGCGTTCGTCAATCGCACGTGGGGACACTTCTTTGGGTACGGATTTACTCGCCCGGTCGACGACATGGGCCCTCACAATCCGCCGTCGCACCCCGTGTTGCTCGACTATTTGACGGAGCAGTTCGTCGAGGCCGACTATGACGTGAAACGGCTGATTCGCTGGATCACGAACAGCCGCGCCTATCATTTGACCAGCCAATTCAACGAGAACAACACATACGACAATCCGGCAGCCGGCGAGACGCCGTTATTCAGCCACATGTATGTTAAGCGGATGGGTGCCGAGCAGCTCTATGATTCGCTGATTATCGCGACGGAAGCTCACAAATCAGGCCGAACGAGTTGGGACGCCGCCGAGCAGCAGCGCCAGCGATGGCTGCAGCAATTCGTGGTCGCCTTCGGAAATGACGAAGGAACCGAAGCGACGACATTTGACGGCACGATTCCGCAGGCATTGATGTTGATGAATGGCGAACTCATCCGAGAAGCGGTCAGCGCCGAGCCGGGCAGTTTCCTGCACACGGTCATGACCGATTCGAAGAATCATCCCGAAGCGATCGGCCGAATCTATCTGGCCTCACTGGGTAGACCGGCGAGCGGGTCGGAACGAAATACCGCAATGAAGCTGATCCGCGGCAGCGAGACGCCGCTGGCGGGATATCAGGACCTCTTCTGGGCGCTGCTGAACAGCAACGAGTTCATCTTTATTCGATAG
- a CDS encoding 4a-hydroxytetrahydrobiopterin dehydratase, whose protein sequence is MAVQTADQLRQGSCKPCEGGVEKMSAAEAKEQLESLDGWQLSDDATVISKKWNRGDFVSAIDFFKQVADVAEAEQHHPDLHLTGYRNVRIDLSTHAIGGLSENDFIVAAKIDSI, encoded by the coding sequence ATGGCCGTCCAAACCGCCGACCAACTTCGCCAGGGAAGCTGCAAGCCTTGCGAAGGGGGTGTTGAAAAGATGTCTGCCGCCGAGGCCAAAGAGCAGTTGGAGTCGCTTGATGGATGGCAGTTGAGTGATGACGCCACGGTGATCAGCAAGAAGTGGAACCGAGGCGATTTCGTCTCTGCGATCGACTTCTTCAAGCAGGTCGCGGACGTCGCCGAAGCGGAGCAGCATCATCCCGATTTACACCTGACCGGTTATCGCAACGTCCGCATCGATTTGTCGACACATGCCATCGGAGGGCTTTCCGAGAACGATTTCATCGTCGCGGCGAAGATCGATTCGATCTGA
- a CDS encoding dipeptidase encodes MADSMASVESILAQDADRYVEDLKALLRIPSVSADTAFHDHCLSAAAETAEQLEAAGCSAEIISTAGFPIVLGRSPEVPGASTVLVYGHYDVQPPDPLDEWETPAFEPTIRDGRIYARGATDDKGQMLTHIKSVDAWTKAAGHPPINVVFVIEGEEEVGSDNLDQFLKDHREKLKADVAVISDTSMYGPDIPAITYGLRGIVACEVTLTGPSQDLHSGIFGGAIANPCNELATLIGSLHDADGRVTVEGFYDDVRSLTDQERQAFADLPFDEATFCNNIGVKAPRGEAGFTTTERRWARPTCDVNGLFGGYSGEGPKTIVPSKATAKITCRLVPDQKPEAILDALKRHLEDRLPDGVTMSFMTYHGAPAFVMDPDHPAMAAASTAIDRAFGKPPVLIREGGSIPVVASLKSILDVDTLLLGWGQNTDNLHSPNERFSLKDFQRGIHASAALWAELAK; translated from the coding sequence ATGGCCGATTCAATGGCTTCGGTGGAATCAATCCTTGCGCAGGACGCCGATCGCTACGTCGAGGATTTAAAAGCGCTGCTTCGAATTCCAAGTGTCAGCGCCGACACGGCATTTCATGACCATTGTCTCAGTGCGGCGGCCGAGACCGCCGAGCAACTTGAGGCGGCAGGCTGCTCAGCCGAAATTATTAGCACTGCGGGCTTTCCAATAGTCCTCGGTCGTTCTCCGGAAGTGCCGGGAGCTTCCACGGTGCTCGTTTATGGGCATTACGACGTCCAGCCGCCCGATCCGTTGGATGAGTGGGAGACGCCCGCGTTCGAGCCGACAATTCGCGACGGCCGCATTTATGCCAGAGGGGCGACCGACGACAAGGGGCAGATGCTGACGCATATTAAATCCGTCGATGCTTGGACAAAGGCTGCCGGACACCCCCCGATTAACGTGGTTTTTGTCATCGAGGGCGAGGAAGAAGTCGGGAGCGACAACCTCGATCAGTTCCTGAAGGATCATCGCGAGAAATTAAAAGCCGATGTCGCTGTCATCAGCGATACCAGTATGTACGGACCCGACATTCCTGCGATCACGTACGGTCTGCGGGGCATTGTCGCCTGTGAAGTGACACTGACCGGGCCGTCGCAAGATCTTCACAGCGGAATCTTCGGCGGTGCGATTGCCAACCCGTGCAACGAACTGGCGACATTAATCGGATCGCTTCACGATGCCGATGGTCGCGTGACCGTCGAAGGCTTCTATGACGATGTGCGCTCGTTAACGGATCAGGAACGGCAGGCGTTTGCCGATCTCCCGTTCGACGAAGCAACATTTTGTAACAATATCGGTGTGAAAGCCCCTCGCGGCGAAGCCGGCTTCACCACGACGGAGCGGCGTTGGGCTCGTCCGACGTGCGATGTCAACGGTCTGTTCGGCGGCTATTCGGGCGAAGGCCCTAAGACAATCGTGCCCTCCAAGGCGACCGCCAAGATCACCTGTCGGCTGGTCCCGGATCAAAAGCCTGAGGCAATCCTGGACGCACTGAAGAGGCATCTCGAAGACAGACTCCCCGACGGGGTCACGATGAGCTTTATGACGTATCACGGCGCTCCGGCGTTTGTGATGGACCCGGATCACCCGGCGATGGCGGCCGCCAGCACGGCCATCGATCGTGCTTTCGGAAAACCGCCGGTATTAATCCGCGAAGGTGGCTCCATTCCGGTCGTCGCTTCTCTGAAAAGTATTCTTGACGTCGACACTCTCCTGTTGGGGTGGGGCCAGAACACCGATAATCTCCACAGCCCTAATGAACGATTCTCACTCAAAGATTTCCAGCGAGGAATTCACGCCAGTGCCGCCCTGTGGGCAGAGTTAGCGAAGTAG
- a CDS encoding arylsulfatase, producing MRTGSDATAGLCLLVLTLIVTAGTAVSADDPASRAGSKRPNIVLILADDLGWSDLGCYGGEIATPHLDKLASKGLQYTQFYNTARCWPTRAALMTGFYPQQVGMDPIAKTPFPENLPLLPHRLREQNYRSYHSGKWHIFRAARVVKDGGFDHSYWLRDHSRSFTPQRHIFDDQPLPVVEPGSGYYSSTAIADFAIQFLEEHTERYSEQPFFLYLAFDAPHFPLHAPADDIAGYADRYLEGWDRLREERVAKIRELGLTDSSPAEREPGVFAHWSMSEEELRTQIDPDETGRAVAWQKLSEGEQQFQATKMAIHAAMVDRMDQEVGRVVDQVRGMGNGGLSNTLFIFLSDNGASAEIINRGDRHDRSASPGSAGSYLCLGPGFSTASNTPWRRHKSWVHEGGVSTPLIVSWPTGITAAGELRTAHGHCIDLFETIVDIAGCPETGPPSQGLPMRHGESLVTTFDEDVRLTREEIYFRHGGHRALRVGDWKVLSDRDSETWSLFDLSNDRAEQHDLAAEHPELTQRMVARWESLDTDFEQDRARVD from the coding sequence ATGCGAACTGGTTCTGACGCGACGGCGGGATTGTGCTTGCTGGTTCTCACTTTGATCGTCACGGCGGGAACGGCGGTTAGTGCGGACGATCCGGCTTCAAGGGCGGGTTCGAAACGCCCGAATATCGTCTTAATTCTGGCGGACGATCTCGGCTGGTCCGATTTGGGTTGCTATGGCGGTGAGATTGCGACGCCGCATCTCGACAAACTGGCCTCGAAAGGCCTCCAGTACACGCAGTTTTATAATACTGCGCGGTGCTGGCCGACCCGCGCGGCCTTGATGACGGGATTTTATCCGCAGCAGGTCGGGATGGATCCGATCGCGAAGACCCCCTTCCCGGAGAATCTGCCTTTGTTACCGCACCGGCTGCGGGAACAAAATTATCGCAGTTATCATAGCGGAAAGTGGCACATCTTCCGGGCGGCTCGGGTCGTGAAGGACGGGGGCTTCGATCACTCGTACTGGCTTCGCGACCACAGTCGTTCGTTCACGCCGCAGCGCCATATTTTTGACGATCAGCCCCTCCCCGTGGTCGAACCGGGGAGCGGGTACTACTCCTCCACTGCGATTGCCGACTTCGCGATTCAATTTTTGGAGGAACATACCGAACGCTATTCTGAACAGCCGTTCTTTCTTTATTTGGCGTTCGACGCGCCCCATTTCCCGCTTCACGCCCCCGCCGACGATATCGCAGGCTACGCCGACCGCTATCTCGAGGGATGGGATCGGCTACGAGAGGAACGTGTGGCGAAAATTCGCGAACTCGGCCTCACTGATTCGTCGCCCGCCGAGAGAGAGCCCGGCGTCTTCGCACACTGGAGCATGTCGGAAGAGGAACTTCGGACCCAGATCGATCCGGACGAGACCGGGCGAGCGGTCGCGTGGCAAAAATTGAGCGAAGGCGAGCAACAATTCCAGGCGACGAAAATGGCGATTCACGCGGCCATGGTCGACCGAATGGATCAAGAAGTCGGACGCGTCGTCGATCAAGTTCGGGGGATGGGCAACGGTGGACTGAGCAATACACTCTTCATATTTTTGAGTGACAACGGAGCGAGTGCCGAAATTATCAATCGGGGCGACCGTCACGACAGGAGTGCTTCGCCCGGTTCGGCCGGCTCTTATCTGTGCCTCGGGCCGGGTTTTTCGACCGCGTCCAACACGCCGTGGCGGCGACACAAGTCGTGGGTTCACGAGGGCGGTGTGTCGACCCCGTTAATCGTGAGTTGGCCGACCGGCATTACCGCCGCCGGAGAGCTTCGGACCGCACACGGCCATTGCATCGACCTGTTCGAAACGATTGTCGACATCGCCGGCTGCCCTGAAACAGGGCCGCCATCTCAGGGACTTCCGATGCGGCACGGCGAAAGCCTCGTCACGACCTTTGACGAAGACGTGAGACTGACACGCGAAGAAATCTATTTCCGCCACGGCGGTCATCGAGCGCTCCGCGTGGGTGATTGGAAGGTGCTCAGCGATCGGGATTCCGAAACATGGTCGCTCTTTGACCTGTCCAACGATCGAGCCGAGCAGCACGATCTCGCGGCGGAACATCCTGAACTGACTCAGCGAATGGTCGCACGATGGGAAAGTCTCGACACCGACTTCGAGCAAGACCGGGCACGCGTCGATTGA